Genomic window (Nitrospirales bacterium LBB_01):
TGTAAAAGTTGTAACCGGAGACACAAAGGTCGTAGGAAGAGGAAAGGCGGATAGGATTTTTATAAACACAACCGGCATTGGACTTTTGCCGGATGGGGTTGAGAGTTCTCCCCTAAAAATAGACACCTCCGATGTCATCATAGTAAGCGGAGAAATTGGCAATCACGGAGCCTGTATAATGTCCGGACGAAACGGACTGAGTTTTACGCCGCCGCTTCTAACCGACACAAGGCCGTTAAACGGTCTCATTAAAGAAATGCTTACTTGTTCAAAAAATATACATTTTATGCGTGACCCAACCAGAGGCGGGATTGCCACAGCTTTGAAAGAGGCAGCCTTAGCCTCAAACAAATGTATCGTGATTAAGGAGCACCTGTTACCGATAGCAGATCAGGTACGGGGGCTATGTGACCTTCTGGGACTTGACCCGCTCTATATTGCCAATGAGGGGATTTTAATAGCAATCGTTGATAGAAAGGATGCCGACAAATTACTTGAAACAATGAAAAAACACCCCTACGGAGGCAACTCGGCTATAATCGGAGAAGTAATGTCGTCACCACAGGGTATGGTCATAGTGGAGACAGCGTTAGGCGGAAAACGTGTCGTTGAAATGCAGACTCACGATCAACTGCCAAGGATTTGCTAAAGCGACAGCAGTTCTATTGTAAAGACCGCTCCATCTCCTGCATTATGAGCATACAGACGACCTTTCATCT
Coding sequences:
- the hypE gene encoding hydrogenase expression/formation protein HypE, with the translated sequence MEEQQLDRILLGAGGGGKLMHELIEKYFVPAFDLGQMMDSAILNIKPGKLAFTTDSFVVSPLFFAGGDIGSLAVNGTVNDLSVSGAEPLYLSAAFIIEEGFLLSDLATIVESMSKAAAKANVKVVTGDTKVVGRGKADRIFINTTGIGLLPDGVESSPLKIDTSDVIIVSGEIGNHGACIMSGRNGLSFTPPLLTDTRPLNGLIKEMLTCSKNIHFMRDPTRGGIATALKEAALASNKCIVIKEHLLPIADQVRGLCDLLGLDPLYIANEGILIAIVDRKDADKLLETMKKHPYGGNSAIIGEVMSSPQGMVIVETALGGKRVVEMQTHDQLPRIC